Proteins encoded together in one Deinococcus irradiatisoli window:
- a CDS encoding response regulator transcription factor: MKLVIADDHPLFRIGLKYALRDQGFEVLAEASDGLEALDAIRQFQPDAALLDVKMPGMTGIEVCEKLRATNPNVVSVLITTFAEPAIVQAARSAGARGYLSKETAPEELARQLREIVANPEVDRLPKVEVPRLTPREGDVLPLLAKGYSNKEIARALGVSPDTIKDHLARLYTKLNARDRTDAVGRARTLGLIG; this comes from the coding sequence ATGAAATTAGTCATCGCCGACGACCATCCCCTCTTTCGTATCGGCCTCAAATACGCTTTGCGCGATCAGGGCTTCGAGGTGCTGGCCGAAGCCAGCGACGGGCTCGAAGCGCTCGACGCCATCCGGCAATTTCAGCCGGACGCCGCGCTGCTCGACGTCAAGATGCCCGGCATGACCGGCATCGAGGTCTGCGAGAAGCTGCGCGCCACCAATCCCAACGTGGTGAGCGTGCTGATCACCACCTTCGCCGAACCGGCCATCGTGCAGGCGGCCCGCTCGGCCGGAGCGCGCGGCTACCTCAGCAAGGAAACCGCTCCCGAAGAACTGGCCCGCCAATTGCGCGAGATCGTGGCGAACCCGGAAGTTGACCGCCTGCCCAAGGTCGAGGTGCCGCGCCTGACGCCCCGCGAAGGCGACGTGCTGCCTCTGCTGGCCAAAGGCTACAGCAACAAGGAAATCGCCCGCGCCCTGGGTGTGAGCCCCGACACGATCAAAGACCACCTGGCCCGCCTGTACACCAAGCTCAACGCCCGCGACCGCACCGACGCGGTGGGCCGCGCCCGCACCCTGGGGCTGATCGGCTGA
- a CDS encoding sensor histidine kinase, producing the protein MTASHVSPNAVNHNSLRGQFTAVIFALAFLPNLSLTLIVGGGAWNLNLTLWTVGVGVISALIGYVLASAMLEPLTRLRGEVESDDVAERSPPGDPSEVQALRAAFTGLLHRLSTEQARRGAFMATLVHDLKTPLIAVGHLVRLMMDNALSGAERLEVGEQMLSENARLLALVQQMADAHRFEREEVQLHRQPSELRPLLETLAARLTARAAERGVQLQVSGEATADVDAAVLERAVGNLADNALRYAESQVCLSVRQLGGGAELSIIDDGPGLSEDLDTLAQPFNAQPTTIAGEQYTAGTAGLGLFIAKRIAQAHGGELRYERRPSPTTGAPRASSQGLTVLTLLLPEVL; encoded by the coding sequence ATGACTGCTTCTCACGTTTCCCCGAACGCTGTAAACCACAACAGTTTGCGTGGGCAGTTCACGGCGGTCATCTTCGCCCTGGCGTTCTTGCCCAACCTCAGCTTGACGCTCATCGTGGGCGGCGGCGCCTGGAACCTCAACCTGACCTTGTGGACGGTGGGGGTGGGCGTGATTTCGGCCTTGATCGGCTACGTCCTGGCCTCGGCCATGCTCGAACCGCTGACCCGCTTGCGCGGCGAGGTGGAAAGTGACGATGTGGCCGAGCGCAGCCCGCCGGGCGATCCCAGCGAAGTGCAGGCGCTGCGGGCGGCCTTTACCGGTCTTCTGCATCGCCTGAGCACCGAGCAGGCCCGGCGCGGGGCGTTCATGGCCACCCTGGTTCACGACCTCAAGACGCCGCTGATCGCGGTGGGTCATCTGGTGCGCCTGATGATGGACAACGCGCTGAGCGGCGCCGAGCGCCTGGAGGTCGGCGAGCAGATGCTCTCGGAGAACGCCCGACTGCTGGCGCTGGTGCAGCAGATGGCCGACGCCCACCGCTTCGAGCGCGAAGAAGTGCAGCTGCACCGCCAGCCCAGCGAACTGCGTCCCCTGCTGGAAACGCTGGCGGCCCGCCTCACGGCCCGCGCCGCCGAGCGCGGCGTGCAGCTGCAGGTCAGCGGTGAGGCCACCGCCGACGTGGACGCGGCGGTGCTGGAGCGCGCCGTGGGCAACCTGGCCGACAACGCGCTGCGCTACGCCGAGTCTCAGGTGTGCCTGAGCGTGCGTCAGCTCGGCGGCGGCGCGGAGCTGAGCATCATCGACGACGGCCCTGGCCTGAGCGAAGACCTCGACACCCTGGCCCAGCCGTTCAACGCCCAGCCGACCACCATCGCCGGAGAGCAGTACACCGCCGGCACCGCCGGACTGGGTCTCTTTATCGCCAAACGCATCGCGCAGGCCCACGGCGGCGAGCTGCGCTACGAACGCCGCCCATCGCCCACAACTGGTGCTCCCCGCGCTTCCTCACAGGGCCTGACGGTCCTGACGCTGCTTCTTCCGGAGGTTTTATGA